tgttaCACTTTTCAGGTAAGGCTGGCCCTGTTCACTAATTATTTGGGAAAAGAAGCATGAGgtcagcagacagacagacagacagacagaggggaacAGGAATGAGTTAGCCCATTGATCAGCTTCCAATTCACACAAGGGTGAGACCATAGTCAGGTGCTAGGGGCCAGTGATCCCAGGCACTTTGCTTTTACTCCTTTGTAAATATTTAGCATTTGTTATCTTGGTTATCTTGGTCTTCGGATTTCTCTAGCGATCCCTAGCTAATCCCTTACACTACAAAAAGGtcagggctggggacatggctcagtggtagagcatttctTTATGTGTACAAAGCCCTGTGTGCTCTCCCCAGCATGGAAAAGCCAAGCACCTTGAAGAGGTGGGTGTGCTGGCACATACCTGTGCCGTCAGCCCTGGAGAGCTTGGTAGGGAGGatactgagttcaaagccagcctggattacaacATAGGAAGGCCCtttcacaaacaaataaaaagacagcCTGTTGGATGGGTGACAACAGATGTAGACCACAATCTTACCTAGGACTTGCTTCAAGGGTGTATAAAGAATTAGGGATGTATAGCTCAGTGCTAGAACATATCTGCTACACAATTAAAAGACTTTAGCTTTGATCTCTAGCCCAAAGAATCAAAAgcgatggagacagacagacagacaacagacagacagacttggtGTGTTTtcagaagcagagaagaaaacagTCTTGCTTGGGTAACCAGACTTGGGGACGGTGAGTGCTGCGGTGTGGAGCAGTGagcagaagagggaaggggagggtgagTCCCAGCTTGGGTCTGTGGAGCCCCTCGGGTCCATGTAACCTAGTGCTCTTTACAAGGGCTTTGGACAAGAAGAGTTTGCgcgggagggggggtgggggcggggggtgggctTCCCTCTCCATGATTTGCTAAGACGTCTAAGTTCTGACCTTTTGTTCTGTGAAGATGATTCCAGCTTACCTCTACCTAGTATCACTGCCTCCCCACAGAGGCCAAAGTGCCCAGATGGAATCTTGTTTAGTCCTGTGTGACCTTTCTCTCcgctcctctctccttccccatcatTCTACGGGTCTCCCTCTGGAGAAGGAGGCCAGGAGTAGATGGAGACacacagtgattttaaaaaataaaaataaacaaatgagggCATCTGGGAAGGAGCCTACTATTAGTGTTTGGCTAAATGACTGTGTCGCCGAactgccttttaaatatttatgtgtatagcCGTGGATTTGTGCTGCTCTCTCCTTTGCAAGGGGACTTATGTAGTCAAAATGCTGACAGCGAGCGAGCGTCTCTGAGTGCTcggccctaaatgggacatctatactAACACCCGTCTCCTCCATAAGCACCATCTAGGCTCGGAGAACATCTTAGAtgagggggagaaggaatggaagagCGGAGCAGAGCTGTCTTCTGGGCAAGCCATGGCCACTAAACTCACAGGAACTAAGAGCAGTTGTGGTTACTGCCCTAGATGGAGCCAATCAAGTTTTCAGAATGGATAGGGGACAGGCTCCTAAAATACCCAAGCCCTAGACTAGAAGCTATTgatacctgggggggggggggggaggggaggaggatcaggagtcatTTCTCTTTGTGGGTGCGGCCTCTGGTTGGCTGCCCATGGAGCTCCGCCCCATACCCCCGGGCAGCACCAATCAGGCTGAGAAAGGGGTGGGGCATGAAGTTGGAGGGAGACATATTGTGGGTTAGAGGTCCGGAGTAGATGTCATCAAAATACTTTGACTGCATATACCAAATTCCTAAAGGACaaatagaatcttttttttttttttcaagcaaggAGTAAGGGCGTGTTCTCTCTAAAAAGCATTTGCCTCATGTGGTCACTAAGCCCATCTATTGAACTCTTGCTATAACCCGTGAAGACCTCACTGAACATCATCACACAACACTCAGAAGCCCAGGCCTCATGGACACTCAGTGCCGCTGCAAAACTCTGACCCAACacgggagggggcgggggggggggaggaacgtCCATCTTTCCGTGGTTCCGCTCCCTAGGAGAATACCACGCCAGGTGCCCCCAGGGACCTTGGCAACAAACCTACAAACCCAGTTGATGCCAACTGCTTCATAGCTTGGCGTTCCTGTCCGAGGCACATCCCTTCCTCGGTCCGGCCCCTCCCACCTGATGTTTTAGCTTTATTTGCTTTACTCTTGACATTCTCTACACCGAGGTCCCCACACCCTCACTTGCTGGGATGATTTGAGTTGGGACTTGAGCTGGCTAATTTTTGGCTTATTTTTTGTTCCCCTGTGCAGGGAGGAAAGTCCCTTCTCCCTGTCCTTGTGAGACAATGCAATGGCTTGGACATGTCCATATGGCCTATGCAGGCTTGTGTGAGAGCTAAATGCATAGGCTAGCTATACACACCGATGATGCTGCCCATCCCCTGTTAAATGCACCCACAGTCCCCAGCCAGCCTATCCACTCCAGGGCCATGACACGCCCCAACAGGCATAGGTTCAGGGAAGGGCTTAGGCTCTCGGCACCATGAGCAGAAAGGCTGGGTCTTTGCCCACAGCTCCTCCATCTTGGGAACCTAGAAGGTGGAGAGGCTGAGAATCCAGTTTGGAAGGGTTAGATCCTGGTTCACCAATTCAGACTCCTGCGTTAACATAATACCAGGGATGAGAAAAGGAGTGAACCCTTGCCCAGGACTCAGAAGAGAGTGGGGGAGGTAGACATACTGCCCTGGACTACACTCAGAAAGGGCGgttcaggaccaaggacctcgtGACTGTCAATACCTGAAGGAGAACCTTGGCCCAGACTCCTTACTTGAAGAAGGAGGCAACTCAGATGAGTAAGGGCTTGGCACCCCGAGACAGAGAGATTGGTGcctttccctgccccccccccccaaagacgtTTCTCCTTTCTCACAGTCTAGCTGCTGTGACGAGCGGACATCCATCCAGGTTACCTAGATTCTTTTCTATATTACTTAATGAGAAAGTATGGCAGATAGATACCCGACCTAGAGGTGCAGGCTGACAACCATAGCCCCTGAGCCACGAGTCTGACCTCCTCTGATACCTCTTACATTACCatctatttattaattattatctaTGCGTATGAGCGTTTTGCccgcatgtgtgtatgcatagcaTATGTGAACCGGGTTCCCTCAGAGAAGGCATTtgatctctggaactggagttacagacggttgtaagtcaccacgtgggtgctgggatctgaacctgcCTCCTCTGAGTCTTCAAAtcctcttaaccactcagccatctttccagccctgaatTTCACTTACTTCTCGGAGTCAACTCTTACTCTCCTAATTGCTTTGGGAATCCGACTGTGAGTTAGTTAACTTGACTTTAACAGACCGAGGTTCTGTTCCTAGCTGTCCACTGTTGTTTCTGTGTTGCTTTTCTCCCGCTTGCTCCTTCCCGTCGGCTTCCAAGCCAAGTAGCTCAAAcgcttgtttttctttccttctgttggcTTCTGTCGCTTCGACTGAGTGCCTACCTACAGAGCATGAGTAAACACAGACCTGAAAAAGGgcaaaataaaaatagccaaTTGGTCGATAATAGAACGGAGAGGTTTGTAAGGATagggagggcggggggggggggggggtgtctattAGCCACTGGGATGACTAGTAGGCACTTCCGGGGAAGCCTGGTAGGCACTTCCGGGGACCTGGGGTTGCTTTCAAACAATGCAAGGGGTTCTTCTGGGTTGACAAAGGCAGGGTGGGGGGTAGTTGCCCAACCTGAGGGTACTGTTCACTAAAAAGCTGTTCttctggcgtgtgtgtgtgtgtgtgtgtgtgtgtgtgtgtgacctcctCACAAGGAACTTCCTCCAGCTGACTGTTTACAGAACCCACCAGCCGTGATGCCGGAGCATTAAGTCAGCCTCTGCCACCAAGCCTCCCCACAACACCGCATGAGTATTCCgttttgtttgggctttttgCTGCTGGTATcgattgttgtttttattggcaGTCTGTGtaccaaagtaaaaataaacacaggGGAGATAGAGAAGGGTTTTCTGTGTCTCCAGGGCCAGGAGAAGCCTTGCTGGGAAACCCAGGGGTCAACCCAGGCCCTGTGCTTAGCGTATAGCTCCAGCAACTGAGGTAAGGATGTTTGTCAGCCTTCACAGAGTGGACAGCTGTGGGTGGATAGCTGTGGTCATCCCCGCACACTGAGTTCATAGCTGCCAGATGACATCCAAGTAGGGCTGACCAGGAAGCAGTGATCTCAAGGCTAGAACAGCAACCACACCCCTCGGGTTCGTTTCCACAAGCAGCTGCCTCAGCTGGCCAGTCACCACAATTTGGGGTTAAGGCTATGGTTCTGAAAGGGCAGGCAGCAACAGCTATTACTACACAGGCAAAGCCTATTCACAGAGAGTTGTCGTGTCATGTTTGATGTGTAATCTCATGTGCTTAGCCAGGTGATGCTGTGTTATCATTCTTCCTGCCGTCAAATTAAGCACTAAGACCACAACTCAACAATAAAAtcaatccaggcatggtggtgcctgcctgtaaATTCTGCGCTTGTGGGGTGATGGacggaggatcaggagttcaaggtcagcctcagatTTGAAGAGTTCAAAGCCATATCAGGATATGTAAGACCTTTTCTCAACAAAACAATCGTTCTTACTGCCATTTACAGACAGGAACTAGGACTAACGGTGGAGATCTGAGAGGCCTACGATTTAGTGCCTAGGTTCAAAATTTGCATCTGTAAGATGTAAAAAACACCATCTGTAAGATGTAGAGTTCCTGTGTGTTTAGTTGCTTATTAAGTTCCCTCTCCTGCCCCTTAaggcttttccttctttttgccaCTTTTCGGATGCTAGGCTGTAAGCCAAAGGTGTGCAAGAATTTTGGCTTGTTCATTGCCTTATCGTTAGAGTCTGAAACAAGTGTTCGTTCAATGAAAACTCAACCCTAAATAGAAACGACAGGTGAAAAACCTAGGTCAGAGCCTGACCCCTTAGCACCTTAGGGGTAGGGTGATCTCTAGACAGAACCGAGCAGTGGGCTGGGGGAGTTCGGAGGACAACCTATTTCTTGCATTGGGCCAAGGTCAGCAAAAATCCCAGAAGTTAGGAGGCTGTAATGCCAGCCTGAACCCTCaggttcccttttctttttctaaaccaGGAAATGCATTTTTCTCGCTGGGCCCGCGGAGAAGCACCACCCGCCCCAGAACGCAGCAACAGAGTGCAGGGGACCCGGAAGCAGCCGGGCGCGTGGGGCTTGGGAGTCGGACTCCCTAAGGAGGAGCGCGGGAGAAGCCCGGCGCCGAGCTGGAGCTTGGCTGGGCGCACCCCCGCCCCGGGCTCCCGCGCTCGCCCAGCGCCGTTCCACCTTAAGCGCTCAGACCTCCTTAAGCGGGGCGCGCGAGCCGTGGGTAGGGGCGGGACCTCGCATGCAAATAAGGGGCGTGGggcggcggggcggggcgggcgggGCGCGGTCTGACGTCAGGCCCTCGGCTGGGGCAGTTggcgcggcggcggcggagcGGCAGGAGGGCAGGAGCGGCGGCGCCGAGTGAGGCGCGCGGCGGGGCGCGGGCAGCGGCGGGGCCAGAGCAACATGGCgccggggggcgggggcgggcggCGGGACGGCTGGCCGGCCCGAGGGCGCCTCCTCCTGGccgcgctgctgctgctgctatggaCACGGGCGGCCAGCGGCCAGAGCAGCCCCCAGCAGAGCGTGATCCTAGGCATGAGGCTGGCGAGCTGCAACAAGTCGTGCGGGATGAACCCGGATGGCAGCATCTTCGTGTCGGAGGGCAGCACGGTGAACTTGAGGCTCTATGGCCACAGCCTGGGCGAGATCTCCAGCAACCTGATCTCCTTCACCGAGGTGGACGACGCCGAGACGGTCCACAACTCCACCAActgcctggagctcaccaaggaCTTAGTGGTCCAGCGTCTGGTCAACGTGAGCCGCGGGAACACGTCGGGGATGCTAGTGGTGATTACCAAGTTCCTGCGGAGGAGCGAGAACATGAAGCTGTACGCGCTGTGCACCCGGACCCGGGCCGACGGGCCCTGGATCAAATGGACGGACAAGGACTCCCTGCTCTTCATGGTGGAGGAGCATGGGCGGTTTCTGCCGCTCTGGCTGCACATCCTTCTCGTTTTGGTGCTGTTGGTGCTGTCGGGCATCTTTTCCGGCCTCAACCTGGGGCTTATGGCCCTGGACCCGATGGAGCTGCGCATCGTGCAGAACTGTGGAACTGAGAAGGAGAGAAAGTACGCTCGCAAGATAGAGCCCATCAGGCGCAAGGGCAACTACCTGCTCTGCTCGCTGCTCTTGGGGAATGTGCTAGTCAACACCTCCCTCACCATCCTTCTAGACAACCTCATCGGGTCTGGCATCATGGCAGTGGCCTCCTCCACCATTGGCATTGTCATCTTCGGGGAGATCTTACCTCAAGCCCTGTGCTCCCGCCACGGGCTGGCTGTGGGTGCTAACACTATTGTTCTCACcaaaatctttatgctcctcacCTTCCCCCTGAGTTTCCCCATTAGCAAGCTCCTGGACTTCGTCTTGGGTCAGGAGATCCGCACTGTTTACAACCGGGAGAAGCTGATGGAGATGCTGAAGGTTACAGAGCCCTATAACGACTTGGTGAAGGAGGAGTTAAACATGATCCAGGGTGCCCTGGAACTAAGGACCAAAACGGTGGAGGATATCATGACCCAACTCCATGACTGCTTCATGATTCGCAGCGATGCCATTCTGGACTTCAACACCATGTCGGAGATTATGGAGAGTGGCTACACTCGCATTCCTGTGTTTGAAGACGAGCAGTCCAATATCGTAGATATCCTTTATGTCAAAGACTTGGCGTTTGTTGACCCGGATGACTGCACCCCGCTCAAGACCATCACTCGCTTCTACAACCACCCAGtgcattttgtttttcatgacacCAAGCTGGACGCCATGCTGGAGGAATTCAAGAAGGGTAAGGACTCTGTGGCTCCTGGTTAAATGTCCTTTTGATACCTCTGGTTCCCCTGAAGCATCCCCCGCATGCTTTCAAGTCTGTTGATTTtacccttctgtgtgtgtgattgaTTCTGGGTCCCTCCGTCCATCGCTTCCTAGGCCTTTGGTGGGAACGTTATCAGGCGCAGCAGAAGCAGTTCCCAAGCCTTTGCCCTCTGCCGGGCACTGTGCTCTGGGTTTAAGTTGAATCAAAGCTGAAGGAGCTGCACTTGTctggagctgggggagggagacagggcaAACCTGAAAAGAGGCAGCCCCCTGGCCTCACGGAAGCTTGAagtgtggggaggggaaggaaccTGGGAGCTGAAGGTGTTGTCACAGGGGGGGATGCATTTGAGGGAAATCCTAAAAGATGAAGTGACTTGGGGCCCAGTCACACCCCTCTTGTGGGGAAGCCAAGGATTCACTTGTGGCTCAGCAGGTGGCTGTGTCTAGTGGACCTTCTGGCTCTGCTGGCCCGTGACCACCAGGGGATAGGTTGGAGTATTCGAACACCTTTCCACCTGAGT
The Apodemus sylvaticus chromosome 9, mApoSyl1.1, whole genome shotgun sequence DNA segment above includes these coding regions:
- the Cnnm4 gene encoding metal transporter CNNM4 isoform X1 is translated as MAPGGGGGRRDGWPARGRLLLAALLLLLWTRAASGQSSPQQSVILGMRLASCNKSCGMNPDGSIFVSEGSTVNLRLYGHSLGEISSNLISFTEVDDAETVHNSTNCLELTKDLVVQRLVNVSRGNTSGMLVVITKFLRRSENMKLYALCTRTRADGPWIKWTDKDSLLFMVEEHGRFLPLWLHILLVLVLLVLSGIFSGLNLGLMALDPMELRIVQNCGTEKERKYARKIEPIRRKGNYLLCSLLLGNVLVNTSLTILLDNLIGSGIMAVASSTIGIVIFGEILPQALCSRHGLAVGANTIVLTKIFMLLTFPLSFPISKLLDFVLGQEIRTVYNREKLMEMLKVTEPYNDLVKEELNMIQGALELRTKTVEDIMTQLHDCFMIRSDAILDFNTMSEIMESGYTRIPVFEDEQSNIVDILYVKDLAFVDPDDCTPLKTITRFYNHPVHFVFHDTKLDAMLEEFKKGKSHLAIVQKVNNEGEGDPFYEVLGLVTLEDVIEEIIKSEILDESDMYTDNRTRKRVSMKNKRDFSAFKDADNELKVKISPQLLLAAHRFLATEVPQFSPSLMSEKILLRLLKYPDVIQELKFDEHNKYCARHYLYTRNKPADCFVLILQGKVEVEAGKENMKFETGAFSYYGTMALSTAPSDRSPAHPTPLSRSASLSYPDRNTDLTPSSLAGSNQFGSCILGQYVSDFSVRALTDLQYIKITRQQYQNGLMASRMDNSPQLTLDGCATCSENFTERPELPVVDETTTLLNERNSLLHRASQEGAI
- the Cnnm4 gene encoding metal transporter CNNM4 isoform X2, encoding MAPGGGGGRRDGWPARGRLLLAALLLLLWTRAASGQSSPQQSVILGMRLASCNKSCGMNPDGSIFVSEGSTVNLRLYGHSLGEISSNLISFTEVDDAETVHNSTNCLELTKDLVVQRLVNVSRGNTSGMLVVITKFLRRSENMKLYALCTRTRADGPWIKWTDKDSLLFMVEEHGRFLPLWLHILLVLVLLVLSGIFSGLNLGLMALDPMELRIVQNCGTEKERKYARKIEPIRRKGNYLLCSLLLGNVLVNTSLTILLDNLIGSGIMAVASSTIGIVIFGEILPQALCSRHGLAVGANTIVLTKIFMLLTFPLSFPISKLLDFVLGQEIRTVYNREKLMEMLKVTEPYNDLVKEELNMIQGALELRTKTVEDIMTQLHDCFMIRSDAILDFNTMSEIMESGYTRIPVFEDEQSNIVDILYVKDLAFVDPDDCTPLKTITRFYNHPVHFVFHDTKLDAMLEEFKKGKSHLAIVQKVNNEGEGDPFYEVLGLVTLEDVIEEIIKSEILDESDMYTDNRTRKRVSMKNKRDFSAFKDADNELKVKISPQLLLAAHRFLATEVPQFSPSLMSEKILLRLLKYPDVIQELKFDEHNKYCARHYLYTRNKPADCFVLILQGKVEVEAGKENMKFETGAFSYYGTMALSTAPSGSNQFGSCILGQYVSDFSVRALTDLQYIKITRQQYQNGLMASRMDNSPQLTLDGCATCSENFTERPELPVVDETTTLLNERNSLLHRASQEGAI